A genomic region of Raphanus sativus cultivar WK10039 chromosome 6, ASM80110v3, whole genome shotgun sequence contains the following coding sequences:
- the LOC108833705 gene encoding F-box protein At2g02240 isoform X4 encodes MGQTHGRGIIITGPSPFDSLPVDCISSIISLTSPRDACVAASLSKTFEWAVKSDTVWEKFLPSEYSSLIPQSRAFSSKKELYFSLCDDPFLIEDGKKSFWLEKASGKRCIMLSPKEVSITWGSSPEYWKWISIPESRFEKIAELIDVCWFEIRGGMHTRYLSPGTRYSVYIVFKTKNGCPGLGYSPVDAEVGLVGQGSSQKLIYFVGPHGRGGRRDVTKPEAREDGWMEVELGQFYSDSCCDDISLSVVKSDTPDWKSGLIIQGFEFRPAKTR; translated from the exons ATGGGGCAAACACATGGTAGAGGAATCATCATCACCGGGCCGTCACCGTTCGATTCATTGCCGGTGGACTGCATCTCCAGCATTATCTCCTTGACGAGTCCACGAGACGCGTGCGTCGCCGCTTCTCTTTCGAAAACGTTTGAATGGGCTGTTAAATCCGATACCGTGTGGGAGAAGTTTCTTCCTTCCGAATATTCCTCTCTGATTCCACAGTCGCGGGCTTTCTCTTCCAAGAAGGAGCTCTATTTCTCTCTCTGCGATGATCCTTTTCTCATCGAAGATGGCAAAAAG AGCTTCTGGTTAGAGAAAGCGAGTGGGAAAAGATGTATCATGTTATCTCCAAAGGAGGTGTCGATCACATGGGGAAGTAGTCCCGAATATTGGAAATGGATTTCGATTCCTGAATCTAG GTTTGAAAAAATAGCAGAGCTAATCGATGTATGTTGGTTTGAGATTCGTGGAGGGATGCACACTCGTTACCTATCTCCTGGAACTCGTTACTCGGTTTACATCGTGTTCAAGACAAAGAACGGATGTCCTGGACTGGGATATTCTCCGGTAGATGCTGAAGTTGGATTGGTTGGACAAGGATCTTCTCAAAAGTTGATATACTTTGTTGGGCCTCATGGTCGTGGTGGAAGGAGAGATGTAACTAAACCAGAGGCGAGGGAAGATGGGTGGATGGAAGTTGAACTTGGTCAGTTCTACAGTGATTCTTGTTGTGATGATATTTCGTTAAGTGTTGTTAAGTCCGACACTCCTGATTGGAAAAGTGGTTTGATCATTCAAGGATTTGAGTTTCGCCCTGCCAAAACCAGGTGA
- the LOC108833704 gene encoding uncharacterized protein LOC108833704: protein MAVEEEAENESDPEELNRILRDDDGSVKDEKKQEFAAFPYTPYSIQTDFMNALFRFLDKGGVSMLESPTGTGKSLSIICSALQWLVDRKQKKVNSGSSSDDKVVVDGGEEDESEPDWIRNFTVVNDDKETIRNNRKHAKEKRPFQGGEVSVRKHEAASGGDDEVNEQEFCLEEYESEEDSSSSSSKRKPPVGGGGFYTSSEDDEEEDDKDEEGGLKVFYCSRTHSQLSQFVKELKKTVFAQNIRVVCLGSRKNMCINEDVLKLGNVGRINERCLDLQKKKSSQVSKKKNLGTNVRGGRTKASSCRCPMLRKQSLQREFKAEILQREAMDIEDLVQVGREMRTCPYYGSRRLAPAADLVILPYQSLLSKSSRESLGLKLKNNVVIIDEAHNLADTLLSMHDAKVTMSQLEDVHSSIESYLGRFQNLLGAGNRRYIQTMLILIRALLKPLATTSDRNLNGGNSGLDTSKSSKPCGGCSMAIYDFLFSLNIDNINLVKLLAYIKQSNIIHKVSGYGERVAMLQKDPAAAHEETSKLSSFRAFSDMLVALTHNNGDGRIIVSGQQGGYIKYVMLTGAKLFSEVVDEAHAVILAGGTLQPIEETRERLFPWLPSNQLQFFSCSHIVPPESIMPISVSHGPSGHSFDFSHSSRSSTKMIQELGLLMSNLVAMVPEGVIVFFSSFEYETQVHTAWSNSGILRRIMKKKRVFREPRRNTEVEAVLRDYKEAIESGRGAIMLAVVGGKVSEGINFSDGMCRCVVMVGLPYPSPSDIELLERIKHIEGLGDSESSSKPSLTLVDDSYYSGDVQAGFGVLKSCRRRGKEYYENLCMKAVNQSIGRAIRHAKDYSAILLVDARYANDPSKRTSHPSSKLPKWIKDHLIYSTKGYGDVHRLLHQFFKHKNVEKSS from the exons ATGGCGGTAGAAGAGGAGGCGGAGAATGAGAGTGACCCCGAGGAATTGAACCGAATCTTGAGAGATGATGATGGTTCGGTTAAGGATGAGAAGAAACAAGAGTTCGCGGCGTTCCCGTACACGCCCTACTCCATCCAAACCGATTTCATGAATGCCCTCTTTCGTTTTCTCGACAAGGGTGGCGTTTCCATGCTCGAAAGCCCCACTG GGACTGGAAAATCTCTAAGCATTATCTGCAGTGCTCTACAGTGGCTCGTTGACCGTAAGCAGAAGAAAGTCAACTCTGGATCATCATCCGACGACAAGGTTGTTGTTGATGGtggtgaagaagatgaatcCGAGCCCGATTGGATTCGGAATTTCACTGTAGTCAATGATGACAAGGAGACCATCAGAAACAACAGGAAACACGCCAAGGAAAAAAGACCCTTCCAAGGAGGGGAGGTTTCTGTAAGGAAGCACGAGGCTGCTTCTGGTGGTGATGATGAGGTGAACGAGCAAGAGTTTTGTTTGGAAGAATACGAAAGCGAAGaggattcttcttcttcatcttcaaagAGAAAACCACCTGTTGGAGGAGGTGGTTTTTACACCTCTTCAGaggatgatgaggaagaagatgacaaGGACGAAGAAGGAGGACTCAAGGTTTTCTATTGCAGCCGAACTCATTCTCAGCTTTCCCAATTCGTCAAGGAGCTGAAGAAGACTGTCTTTGCCCAAAACATCAGAGTTGTTTGTTTAGGCTCTCGAAAGAACATGTGCATTAATGAAG ATGTTCTTAAGCTTGGGAATGTGGGCAGAATCAACGAGAGGTGTTTGGATTTGCAAAAGAAGAAGTCTTCTCAAGTCTCTAAAAAGAAG AATTTAGGTACAAACGTAAGGGGAGGACGAACCAAAGCATCATCTTGCAGATGCCCAATGCTTAGGAAACAGTCACTGCAGAGAGAGTTCAAGGCCGAGATTCTCCAGCGAGAAGCCATGGACATTGAGGATCTTGTCCAGGTTGGACGAGAAATGAGAACGTGTCCTTACTACGGTTCTAGAAGACTGGCCCCTGCTGCTGATCTTGTTATTCTTCCCTATCAGTCTCTTCTCTCAAAGTCTTCACGAGAATCTCTTGGcttaaaattgaaaaacaatGTTGTCATTATAGACGAGGCTCACAATTTGGCTGACACTCTCCTCAGTATGCATGACGCTAAAGTAACAATGTCACAG TTGGAAGATGTACACAGCAGCATAGAGAGTTATCTTGGAAGATTCCAGAATCTCTTGGGAGCTGGAAACCGTAGATATATCCAAACTATGTTGATTCTCATCCGAGCTCTCCTCAAACCTCTTGCCACCACCAGTGACAGGAATCTCAACGGTGGAAATAGTGGGCTTGATACCTCTAAAAGCAGCAAGCCTTGTGGTGGTTGTTCGATGGCAATATATGACTTTTTGTTCTCTCTGAATATAGACAATATAAACTTGGTCAAGTTACTTGCCTATATAAAGCAAAGCAATATCATTCATAAG GTGAGTGGATACGGAGAGAGAGTTGCTATGTTGCAAAAGGACCCAGCAGCGGCCCATGAGGAAACGAGCAAGCTATCAAGTTTTAGAGCTTTTTCTGATATGTTGGTGGCACTCACTCATAACAATGGTGATGGGCGGATCATAGTCTCTGGCCAACAAGGAGGGTACATTAAATACGTCATGCTCACTGGAGCAAAGTTATTCTCGGAG GTGGTTGATGAAGCTCATGCTGTCATATTGGCCGGTGGGACTCTTCAACCTATAGAAGAAACAAGGGAACGACTCTTTCCGTGGCTACCATCAAATCAGCTGCAGTTCTTCTCATGTAGTCACATTGTTCCCCCTGAGAGTATAATGCCAATCTCAGTTTCACATGGTCCGTCTGGTCATTCTTTTGACTTTAGTCACAGTTCAAGAAGCTCAACAAAAATG ATACAGGAGTTAGGATTATTGATGAGTAACCTGGTGGCAATGGTTCCTGAAGGAGTTATCGTCTTCTTTTCCTCCTTCGAGTATGAAACACAGGTGCACACAGCGTGGAGTAACTCGGGGATACTCAGAAGAATAATGAAGAAGAAGCGTGTGTTTAGAGAGCCCAGAAGAAACACTGAAGTCGAAGCTGTTCTCAGAGATTACAAGGAAGCGATAGAAAGCGGAAGAGGGGCAATAATGCTAGCTGTGGTTGGTGGGAAGGTGTCAGAAGGAATCAACTTCAGCGATGGGATGTGTCGTTGCGTTGTGATGGTTGGTCTGCCTTACCCCAGCCCTTCTGACATTGAGCTTTTAGAGAGAATAAAGCATATAGAAGGTCTTGGAGATTCGGAATCATCGTCGAAACCTAGTCTGACTTTGGTTGACGACTCTTACTACAGTGGAGATGTTCAAGCAGGGTTTGGAGTGTTGAAGAGCTGCAGACGGAGAGGGAAAGAGTACTATGAGAATCTGTGTATGAAAGCAGTTAACCAATCAATCG GTAGGGCAATCAGGCATGCAAAGGACTATTCAGCCATTTTGCTGGTAGATGCTCGATACGCCAATGATCCTTCCAAAAGAACATCTCATCCGTCCAGCAAGCTCCCAAAGTGGATCAAAGATCATCTTATTTATTCCACCAAAGGCTATGGAGACGTTCACAGATTGTTGCACCAATtctttaaacataaaaatgtcGAAAAATCATCCTAA
- the LOC108806230 gene encoding F-box protein PP2-B1 codes for MEQIQVGDSKCGGGISVGTTTSRFDALPEDCISMVINHTTPRDACVVASVSKTVRSAAESDLVWEKFLPPEYSSLALPPPSLDRSSKKKMYLSLADDPVLIDEGKKSFWLEKSTGKKCYMLSAMDLNITWSDSPAYWQWVTVPESKFEKVAELCNVCWFEIRGKISVRMLSKGTHYSVYLVFKRASSRSYGFDHTPIETEVGFAGKEARKTFVFLEPSDTDPRSGYGYSGVSLAAVSRAFRTRRPWMRFPREEVEGERESGGNVEEPKERGDKWSEVKLGSFYINDGGCEDGDEVEIAIMETQMGQWKSGLVFQGIEIRPVKEEVTK; via the exons ATGGAGCAAATTCAAGTCGGAGATTCGAAATGCGGCGGAGGCATTTCTGTCGGAACGACAACGTCGCGGTTCGATGCGTTGCCGGAAGACTGTATCTCGATGGTGATCAACCATACCACACCACGCGATGCTTGCGTCGTGGCATCGGTTTCGAAAACCGTTAGGTCGGCGGCTGAGTCCGATTTGGTCTGGGAGAAGTTTCTTCCGCCGGAGTACTCGTCTCTTGCTCTTCCTCCTCCGTCGCTGGATCGCTCgtcgaagaagaagatgtaTCTCTCTCTCGCTGATGATCCCGTCCTAATCGATGAGGGCAAAAAG AGCTTTTGGTTGGAGAAATCTACTGGGAAGAAGTGTTACATGTTGTCTGCGATGGATTTGAATATCACGTGGAGTGATTCTCCTGCGTATTGGCAATGGGTTACAGTTCCTGAATCTAA GTTTGAGAAAGTAGCGGAGCTTTGTAACGTGTGTTGGTTCGAGATTCGAGGCAAGATAAGTGTTAGAATGCTGTCTAAGGGGACACATTACTCTGTTTACTTAGTGTTCAAGAGAGCGAGCAGTAGATCATACGGTTTCGACCACACACCCATTGAAACTGAAGTTGGGTTTGCTGGGAAGGAGGCTAGGAAGACGTTTGTGTTTCTCGAACCGAGCGATACGGATCCTCGTAGCGGGTATGGTTACTCGGGTGTTTCGTTAGCGGCGGTGTCTAGAGCGTTTAGGACGAGGCGTCCGTGGATGAGGTTTCCGAGGGAAGAAGTTGAAGGAGAGAGGGAGAGCGGTGGGAACGTGGAGGAGCCCAAGGAGAGAGGTGATAAGTGGAGTGAAGTGAAGCTTGGGAGTTTTTACATTAACGATGGAGGTTGTGAGGATGGTGATGAGGTTGAGATTGCTATCATGGAGACTCAGATGGGACAATGGAAGAGTGGTCTGGTTTTCCAGGGGATTGAGATAAGGCCTGTGAAAGAAGAAGTAACTAAATGA
- the LOC108833705 gene encoding F-box protein At2g02240 isoform X2, producing MQTTMGKKHGRLINISGPSPFDSLPVDCISSIISFTCPRDACVAASVSKTFESAVKSDTVWEKFLPSEYASLIPQSRVFSSKKELYFSLCDDPFLIEAGKKSFWLEKTTGKRCIMLSPTEVTIIWGTSPQYWRWISIPESRFEKIAELIDVCWFEIRGGMHTRYLSPGTRYSVYIVFKTKNGCPGLGYSPVDAEVGLVGQGSSQKLIYFVGPHGRGGRRDVTKPEAREDGWMEVELGQFYSDSCCDDISLSVVKSDTPDWKSGLIIQGFEFRPAKTR from the exons ATGCAGACAACGATGGGAAAAAAACATGGCAGATTGATCAACATCTCCGGGCCGTCACCGTTCGATTCATTGCCGGTGGACTGCATCTCCAGCATTATCTCCTTCACGTGTCCACGAGACGCATGCGTCGCTGCTTCTGTTTCGAAAACGTTTGAGTCGGCTGTTAAGTCCGATACCGTGTGGGAGAAGTTTCTTCCTTCCGAATATGCATCCCTGATTCCACAGTCGAGAGTTTTCTCTTCCAAGAAGGAGCTTTATTTCTCTCTCTGCGATGATCCTTTTCTCATCGAAGCTGGCAAAAAG AGCTTCTGGTTAGAGAAAACGACTGGGAAAAGATGTATCATGCTATCCCCCACGGAAGTGACGATCATATGGGGTACTAGTCCCCAATATTGGCGATGGATTTCAATTCCTGAATCTAG GTTTGAAAAAATAGCAGAGCTAATCGATGTATGTTGGTTTGAGATTCGTGGAGGGATGCACACTCGTTACCTATCTCCTGGAACTCGTTACTCGGTTTACATCGTGTTCAAGACAAAGAACGGATGTCCTGGACTGGGATATTCTCCGGTAGATGCTGAAGTTGGATTGGTTGGACAAGGATCTTCTCAAAAGTTGATATACTTTGTTGGGCCTCATGGTCGTGGTGGAAGGAGAGATGTAACTAAACCAGAGGCGAGGGAAGATGGGTGGATGGAAGTTGAACTTGGTCAGTTCTACAGTGATTCTTGTTGTGATGATATTTCGTTAAGTGTTGTTAAGTCCGACACTCCTGATTGGAAAAGTGGTTTGATCATTCAAGGATTTGAGTTTCGCCCTGCCAAAACCAGGTGA
- the LOC108833705 gene encoding putative F-box protein PP2-B2 isoform X1, with translation MQTTMGKKHGRLINISGPSPFDSLPVDCISSIISFTCPRDACVAASVSKTFESAVKSDTVWEKFLPSEYASLIPQSRVFSSKKELYFSLCDDPFLIEAGKKSFWLEKTTGKRCIMLSPTEVTIIWGTSPQYWRWISIPESRFEKIAELLAVCWFEIRGGMHTRYLSPGTRYSVYIVFKTKKGCPNLGDSPVDAGVGLVGQESSQKLIYFVGPRGRGRRRDVTRPKAREDGWMEAELGEFYNDSCCDDISLSVVKTNTPHWKSGLIIQGFEFRPTKPR, from the exons ATGCAGACAACGATGGGAAAAAAACATGGCAGATTGATCAACATCTCCGGGCCGTCACCGTTCGATTCATTGCCGGTGGACTGCATCTCCAGCATTATCTCCTTCACGTGTCCACGAGACGCATGCGTCGCTGCTTCTGTTTCGAAAACGTTTGAGTCGGCTGTTAAGTCCGATACCGTGTGGGAGAAGTTTCTTCCTTCCGAATATGCATCCCTGATTCCACAGTCGAGAGTTTTCTCTTCCAAGAAGGAGCTTTATTTCTCTCTCTGCGATGATCCTTTTCTCATCGAAGCTGGCAAAAAG AGCTTCTGGTTAGAGAAAACGACTGGGAAAAGATGTATCATGCTATCCCCCACGGAAGTGACGATCATATGGGGTACTAGTCCCCAATATTGGCGATGGATTTCAATTCCTGAATCTAG GTTTGAAAAAATAGCAGAGCTACTAGCTGTATGTTGGTTTGAGATTCGTGGCGGGATGCATACTCGTTACCTCTCTCCTGGGACTCGTTACTCCGTTTACATCGTGTTCAAGACAAAGAAAGGATGTCCTAATTTGGGAGATTCGCCGGTAGATGCAGGAGTTGGGTTGGTTGGACAAGAATCTTCTCAAAAGTTGATATATTTTGTTGGTCCTCGTGGTCGTGGTCGAAGAAGAGATGTAACGCGACCAAAGGCCAGGGAAGATGGGTGGATGGAAGCTGAACTTGGTGAGTTCTACAATGATTCTTGTTGTGATGATATTTCGTTAAGTGTTGTTAAGACCAACACTCCTCATTGGAAAAGTGGTTTGATCATTCAAGGATTTGAATTCCGCCCTACGAAACCCCGGTAA
- the LOC108833705 gene encoding F-box protein At2g02240 isoform X3, producing MQATMGQTHGRGIIITGPSPFDSLPVDCISSIISLTSPRDACVAASLSKTFEWAVKSDTVWEKFLPSEYSSLIPQSRAFSSKKELYFSLCDDPFLIEDGKKSFWLEKASGKRCIMLSPKEVSITWGSSPEYWKWISIPESRFEKIAELIDVCWFEIRGGMHTRYLSPGTRYSVYIVFKTKNGCPGLGYSPVDAEVGLVGQGSSQKLIYFVGPHGRGGRRDVTKPEAREDGWMEVELGQFYSDSCCDDISLSVVKSDTPDWKSGLIIQGFEFRPAKTR from the exons ATGCAGGCAACGATGGGGCAAACACATGGTAGAGGAATCATCATCACCGGGCCGTCACCGTTCGATTCATTGCCGGTGGACTGCATCTCCAGCATTATCTCCTTGACGAGTCCACGAGACGCGTGCGTCGCCGCTTCTCTTTCGAAAACGTTTGAATGGGCTGTTAAATCCGATACCGTGTGGGAGAAGTTTCTTCCTTCCGAATATTCCTCTCTGATTCCACAGTCGCGGGCTTTCTCTTCCAAGAAGGAGCTCTATTTCTCTCTCTGCGATGATCCTTTTCTCATCGAAGATGGCAAAAAG AGCTTCTGGTTAGAGAAAGCGAGTGGGAAAAGATGTATCATGTTATCTCCAAAGGAGGTGTCGATCACATGGGGAAGTAGTCCCGAATATTGGAAATGGATTTCGATTCCTGAATCTAG GTTTGAAAAAATAGCAGAGCTAATCGATGTATGTTGGTTTGAGATTCGTGGAGGGATGCACACTCGTTACCTATCTCCTGGAACTCGTTACTCGGTTTACATCGTGTTCAAGACAAAGAACGGATGTCCTGGACTGGGATATTCTCCGGTAGATGCTGAAGTTGGATTGGTTGGACAAGGATCTTCTCAAAAGTTGATATACTTTGTTGGGCCTCATGGTCGTGGTGGAAGGAGAGATGTAACTAAACCAGAGGCGAGGGAAGATGGGTGGATGGAAGTTGAACTTGGTCAGTTCTACAGTGATTCTTGTTGTGATGATATTTCGTTAAGTGTTGTTAAGTCCGACACTCCTGATTGGAAAAGTGGTTTGATCATTCAAGGATTTGAGTTTCGCCCTGCCAAAACCAGGTGA